CGCGCATTCCCTGGGCCTGGTCGTGGTGGCCGAGGGCGTGGAGGACGACGAGACCTGGCAGCGGCTGCGGGAACTCGGCTGCGACGCCGTGCAGGGCTGGCTGGTGGCCGCGGCCATGCCGACCGACAAGGCCACGGCGTGGCTGCGGGCGCGCGAGCAGGCCTCGCTGGGGCGGGGCCAGGGGTAGCGGGTTGCCGGACGCGGCGGGATGTTCTGGCCCTGGCGGGCCGCACCCTGGCCCTGGTGGGCGGGACGCCTCGGCCCTGACGGGCCATGCCTCCGGTCCTGGTGGGTGGCGCTGCGTGGCGGGCTGTCGGTTTCGTCGTGGCCGTTCGCTCCCCCACTGCCTTGAGGGCGTGGGAGGTGCCCCCACCCCGCGCCCCTGGGTGTGTGCCGTGGGCCGTCCGGGCACCCCGGTGCGCCCCAGAAGGGGCGGTGGTCGGGAAAAGAAATTCACGGGCAGGGGCGCTGCGCCCATAGGATTGGGCTCGTCCCGTGTGCGTGTGCCTACGGTGTACTTTGCGCACGGGGGCGGACTGCCGCCCGAACCACCGTCACTGACCCTGAGGATCCCGCATGCCTGGCATCACGCGCGAGGAGGTCGCCCACCTCGCCCGGCTGGCGCGTCTGGAACTGAAGCCCGAAGAGCTCGACCACTTCGCAGGCCAGCTCGGCGACATCATCAACGCGGTCGCCCGCGTCTCCGACGTCGCCGACCAAGACGTTCCGCCGACCTCCCACCCGCTGCCGCTGACGAACGTCATGCGCCCGGACGAGGTACGCCCGTCGCTCACCCCCGAGCAGGCGCTCTCCGGAGCACCCGCCCAG
The nucleotide sequence above comes from Streptomyces sp. TS71-3. Encoded proteins:
- the gatC gene encoding Asp-tRNA(Asn)/Glu-tRNA(Gln) amidotransferase subunit GatC; amino-acid sequence: MPGITREEVAHLARLARLELKPEELDHFAGQLGDIINAVARVSDVADQDVPPTSHPLPLTNVMRPDEVRPSLTPEQALSGAPAQEQQRFKVPQILGEE